The following coding sequences lie in one Steroidobacter denitrificans genomic window:
- a CDS encoding cyclic nucleotide-binding domain-containing protein, whose amino-acid sequence MESKPLELGLLRSFSPLDGLKSENLQSLARRTSLQELGAGRLLFKQGEADKYTYYLISGVLELLQDGRTIMIIRGGSPEARNPIAAASPRRCSARVVSDRIEYIGIDGNMLDMMLTWDQTGSYEVNELHGVDDPGPASDDWMTTLLQTKAFHKVPPANIQAIFMRMQRVDLRTGETVIKQGDEGDYFYVIVKGTCSVTRETPLNKAGIKLADLGMGDTFGEEALISDARRNASVVMTSDGTLMRLSKEDFRTLLNEPMLEWVDLQQAEDIVARGGQWLDVRLPSEFENYHMPGAVNLPLYFIRLKLKSLDRNTHYVVCCDTSRRSSAGAYILSERGFRASVLRHGLAATDRSISPGLNEKALQDTSPSDASS is encoded by the coding sequence ATGGAGAGCAAGCCGCTCGAACTTGGCCTGCTGCGGTCATTTTCACCACTCGATGGGCTGAAGTCCGAGAACCTGCAGTCGCTGGCGCGCAGAACTTCGCTGCAGGAACTGGGCGCCGGACGCCTTCTGTTCAAACAGGGCGAAGCCGACAAGTACACCTACTACCTGATCAGCGGCGTACTCGAATTGCTGCAGGACGGCCGTACCATCATGATCATACGCGGCGGTTCCCCGGAAGCGCGCAACCCCATCGCCGCTGCCAGCCCGCGCCGCTGCAGCGCGCGCGTAGTGTCCGACCGTATCGAATATATCGGCATCGACGGCAACATGCTCGATATGATGCTGACCTGGGATCAGACCGGTTCCTATGAAGTCAACGAACTGCATGGCGTGGACGATCCCGGTCCGGCAAGCGACGACTGGATGACCACCCTGCTGCAAACCAAGGCATTCCACAAGGTCCCGCCGGCGAACATCCAGGCGATCTTCATGCGCATGCAGCGCGTGGATCTGCGTACGGGCGAGACGGTCATCAAGCAAGGCGATGAAGGCGATTATTTCTATGTGATCGTCAAGGGCACCTGCTCTGTCACGCGGGAGACCCCGCTCAACAAGGCAGGCATCAAGTTGGCGGATCTCGGCATGGGCGACACCTTCGGCGAGGAAGCCCTCATTTCCGATGCGCGGCGCAATGCCAGCGTAGTCATGACCAGCGACGGCACCTTGATGCGCCTGTCCAAGGAGGACTTTCGCACCTTGTTGAACGAGCCCATGCTTGAGTGGGTGGATCTGCAGCAGGCCGAGGACATCGTTGCCCGGGGCGGGCAATGGCTGGACGTGCGTCTGCCCAGCGAGTTCGAGAACTATCACATGCCAGGGGCGGTGAATCTGCCCTTGTACTTTATTCGTCTGAAGCTCAAGTCATTGGACCGCAACACCCACTATGTCGTGTGTTGCGACACCAGCAGACGTAGTTCGGCCGGTGCCTACATTCTTTCCGAACGCGGTTTTCGCGCCTCTGTGCTGCGTCACGGGCTGGCGGCGACGGACAGAAGCATCTCGCCTGGTCTGAACGAGAAGGCTCTCCAGGACACATCGCCCTCTGATGCATCGAGCTGA
- a CDS encoding TIR domain-containing protein, translated as MGSISQQDPVRVFVSHAFEASDDYHRVFEYLESSHNFYYRNCSDPESKAGADREAQKEELRKQINLAECIIIPSGQYERYRDWIDFQLNCAKGFNKRVIVLETFGVKQKLPVQLEALADEVIEWNEREIADAIRRQARHEDTARWDVIEFKLD; from the coding sequence GTGGGCAGCATTTCCCAGCAGGATCCGGTACGTGTATTCGTGAGCCACGCGTTCGAGGCATCGGACGACTATCATCGTGTGTTCGAATACCTGGAAAGTTCTCACAACTTCTATTATCGCAATTGCAGCGATCCGGAGAGCAAAGCCGGAGCCGACCGCGAGGCGCAGAAGGAGGAACTGCGCAAACAGATAAATCTGGCGGAGTGCATCATCATTCCCTCGGGGCAGTACGAGCGCTATCGTGACTGGATCGACTTTCAGCTCAACTGCGCCAAGGGTTTCAATAAACGGGTCATCGTACTGGAGACCTTCGGCGTGAAGCAGAAGCTGCCGGTGCAGCTGGAAGCGCTGGCGGACGAAGTCATCGAATGGAACGAGCGCGAAATCGCCGATGCGATCCGGCGCCAGGCTCGCCACGAAGATACGGCGCGCTGGGACGTCATCGAATTCAAGCTGGACTAA
- a CDS encoding endonuclease/exonuclease/phosphatase family protein → MRFVLYNIRYATGTGPTFHLPVPGAGYLRSNSRVLERITAYLKSLDPDLVGLIEIDTGSIRSGLVNQAQQIADSLGHYSTYQCKYGTSSLNQRVPIVRKQGNAFLAAPRVEGERFHYFETGIKRLIIELELEEVAIFLVHLSLKFRHRHDQLRHLHELVKRSRKPVIVAGDFNTFWGDHEIFLFMEASGLKNANRLGLPSYPSRNPRKELDFVLYSNDIAISRFDVPDVRHSDHRPLICDFDIRSAAF, encoded by the coding sequence ATGCGTTTTGTCTTGTACAACATCCGCTATGCCACGGGTACTGGCCCTACCTTTCATCTTCCCGTGCCAGGTGCGGGCTATCTGCGCAGCAATTCGCGGGTACTCGAACGCATCACCGCATACCTGAAGTCCCTGGATCCGGACCTGGTCGGGCTCATCGAAATCGACACCGGCTCGATCCGTTCCGGTCTGGTGAATCAGGCCCAGCAGATCGCCGATTCGCTGGGGCACTATTCAACCTATCAGTGCAAGTATGGCACGAGCTCGCTCAACCAGCGGGTGCCGATCGTGCGCAAACAGGGCAACGCCTTCCTGGCTGCGCCGCGGGTGGAAGGCGAGCGTTTTCATTATTTCGAGACCGGTATCAAGCGCCTGATCATCGAACTCGAACTCGAGGAAGTCGCTATCTTCCTGGTGCATCTGTCTTTGAAATTCCGCCACCGTCACGATCAGCTACGTCACCTGCATGAATTGGTGAAACGCTCGCGCAAGCCGGTGATCGTCGCCGGGGATTTCAACACGTTCTGGGGCGACCATGAAATCTTCCTGTTCATGGAAGCCTCCGGCCTCAAGAACGCCAATCGGCTGGGATTGCCCTCCTACCCCAGCCGCAATCCTCGCAAGGAGCTGGACTTCGTACTGTATTCGAACGACATTGCGATTTCCCGCTTCGATGTGCCGGATGTGCGACACTCGGATCACCGGCCGCTGATCTGCGACTTTGATATCCGCAGCGCAGCCTTCTGA
- the holB gene encoding DNA polymerase III subunit delta', with protein sequence MARPTAKTPARTAKHADGTQTGAGSTIPAPRLLPWQMQASEQLQLAWRAGRLPHALLVQGAEGVGKRGFAAWLACAVLCDTSREHGRAPGAFGESLPPPIAGSPDDPEGSLQGCGHCASCLLIHAGSHPDLAWVAPEEGKQQISVEQVRAAIDRLAKTSYRQGYKVAVLEPAHQMTSGAANSILKTLEEPSSGSLLILLTSRASSLLPTVRSRCQKITISRPSNPEALAWLEAQTGQTADAALLEFSGGGPLRALEYAERFEALDLQMQKDLEELLGGHTDISRIAAEWAKEALPERLIWLDLWLISVARGSLAGNADRFTFPGRRVHLPSLPQTLNISSVYALVDRLRTLRAQLSRTALQRELAVESWLIGLLDVLRAAYVAQRR encoded by the coding sequence GTGGCCAGACCGACGGCAAAGACGCCGGCCAGGACCGCGAAGCACGCAGACGGCACGCAAACAGGTGCAGGATCCACGATCCCGGCGCCCCGTCTGCTGCCCTGGCAGATGCAGGCCAGCGAGCAACTGCAATTAGCCTGGCGCGCCGGACGCCTGCCGCATGCCTTGCTGGTACAGGGCGCCGAGGGCGTGGGTAAACGTGGCTTTGCCGCCTGGCTGGCGTGCGCCGTACTGTGCGATACGTCTCGGGAGCATGGACGGGCACCTGGTGCGTTCGGCGAATCCCTCCCCCCCCCCATCGCGGGCTCACCAGACGATCCGGAAGGCAGCCTGCAGGGCTGCGGACACTGCGCCAGTTGCCTGCTGATCCACGCGGGATCGCATCCCGATCTGGCATGGGTGGCGCCGGAGGAGGGCAAGCAGCAGATTTCCGTCGAGCAGGTGCGCGCGGCGATCGATCGCCTGGCCAAGACCAGCTACCGGCAAGGCTACAAGGTGGCCGTGCTCGAACCCGCTCACCAGATGACGAGCGGCGCCGCCAACAGCATCCTCAAGACCCTGGAGGAACCGTCTTCCGGCAGCCTGCTGATCCTGCTGACTTCGCGAGCCTCGTCATTGTTGCCGACCGTGCGCAGCCGATGTCAGAAGATCACGATTTCACGGCCCTCCAATCCGGAGGCCCTTGCATGGCTGGAGGCGCAGACAGGGCAGACCGCCGATGCCGCGCTACTGGAGTTCTCGGGCGGCGGTCCATTGCGAGCGCTGGAGTATGCGGAGCGGTTCGAGGCATTGGATTTACAGATGCAAAAAGACCTGGAGGAACTGCTCGGCGGGCACACCGATATCAGCCGTATTGCCGCCGAATGGGCCAAGGAGGCGCTGCCGGAACGCCTGATCTGGCTGGATCTATGGTTGATCTCGGTGGCGCGCGGGTCGCTTGCGGGAAATGCAGACCGGTTCACGTTCCCTGGGAGACGTGTGCACTTGCCAAGCTTGCCGCAGACGTTGAACATAAGCAGCGTTTACGCTCTAGTGGATCGTTTGCGAACGCTGCGCGCGCAGTTGTCGCGCACGGCGCTGCAGCGCGAATTGGCCGTCGAATCCTGGCTGATCGGGCTCTTGGATGTCCTGAGAGCCGCATATGTCGCTCAGCGCCGGTGA
- a CDS encoding Lrp/AsnC family transcriptional regulator: MSGVSAVVLIKAETGLVNELAQQLARLPGVTEVFSVAGRYDLVALVRVRENEDLAEVISHQIRKLEGVIGTETLIAFRVYTKEQLAAVVDVD; the protein is encoded by the coding sequence ATGAGCGGAGTCAGCGCCGTCGTCCTGATCAAGGCCGAAACCGGCCTCGTCAATGAACTTGCCCAGCAGTTGGCCCGATTGCCGGGGGTCACCGAAGTATTCTCGGTCGCGGGCCGATACGACCTGGTCGCCCTGGTACGGGTGCGCGAAAATGAAGATCTGGCCGAGGTCATCAGCCATCAGATCCGCAAGCTGGAAGGTGTCATCGGCACCGAAACCCTGATCGCATTCCGGGTCTACACCAAGGAGCAGCTCGCCGCGGTGGTAGATGTGGATTAG
- a CDS encoding PilZ domain-containing protein, which yields MRQPSSKPGLLTLTIKDKSALYLAYMPFVKNGGLFIPTNSNYRLGDEVFMLLNLMGEDEKLPVAGRVIWMTPRGTQGRRTVGIGVQFSEQDRGNTQRKIESYLAGALGGDKPTHTM from the coding sequence ATGCGTCAGCCCAGCAGCAAACCCGGTCTGCTGACCCTCACCATCAAGGACAAGAGCGCCTTGTACCTTGCGTACATGCCGTTCGTGAAGAACGGCGGTCTGTTCATTCCCACCAACAGCAACTATCGCCTGGGCGATGAAGTCTTCATGCTGCTCAATCTAATGGGCGAGGACGAAAAACTGCCCGTGGCCGGCCGGGTGATCTGGATGACGCCCAGGGGGACGCAGGGCAGGCGCACCGTCGGTATCGGCGTGCAGTTCAGTGAGCAGGATCGAGGCAACACCCAGCGCAAGATCGAAAGCTATCTTGCCGGTGCTCTAGGTGGAGACAAGCCCACCCATACCATGTAG
- a CDS encoding dodecin has protein sequence MNDHVYKTIEITGSSRKSADDAIRIAIEKASDSVSNMRWFKVIETRGNIDDGKIAYWQVTLHIGFTVQ, from the coding sequence ATGAACGATCATGTCTACAAGACGATCGAGATCACCGGCTCTTCACGCAAGAGTGCTGACGATGCCATTCGCATCGCTATCGAAAAAGCGTCCGATAGCGTCAGCAACATGCGCTGGTTCAAGGTCATCGAAACCCGCGGTAATATCGACGACGGCAAAATTGCATACTGGCAGGTCACCTTGCATATCGGATTCACGGTCCAATAA
- a CDS encoding 3-hydroxyacyl-CoA dehydrogenase NAD-binding domain-containing protein, with translation MEPTMTDTAHRPAHWRLQTDTEGLAWLSLDKVGASTNSLSRDVMEQLGEQLAHIEANLPKALILTSAKQGFIAGADIKEFLDIDTPEQAYALIRAGQRVLDRLAALKCVTVAAINGHALGGGLEMALACRYRVLADEVSATLGFPEVQLGVHPGFGGTVRAVQLTGPIAALDLMLTGRMVRPKQALQLGLVDRLSPPRELAAQARVLATHPPPRRRVSLKNRLLNSAALRPIVAGQLRSRVARQVRPAHYPAPYALVDLWQRHGGRGERAYEAEAHSMARLLCSPTSRNLVRVFFLQDRLKSLGRTDANQAGKEPVQHVHVIGAGVMGGDIASWCALRGLTVTLQDRAVEYVKPALERAQRLFEKRYQDEARRAAASARLRMDVEGQGVAHADVVIEAIFENLEAKQSLYAEVEPRLKSSALLATNTSSIVLERLADKLAAPRRLIGLHFFNPVAHMPLVEVIHTRDTDAGVLRAGLAFARRLDKLPLPCRSSPGFLVNRVLMPYLGEALRAAEEGIALIHIDRAAEAFGMPMGPIELADMVGLDVIAGVSQVFLAPDIQLPTLLTTRQALGKLGKKTGEGFYVWRDGKPVKPSAGAAAAPEDLQDRLLLPLINEAVAVLREQVVEDEDLVDAGVIFGAGFAPFLGGPLRYARQRGVTEILACLEKLRESHGERFAADAGWSALR, from the coding sequence ATGGAGCCTACGATGACCGATACGGCACACCGTCCTGCACACTGGCGGCTGCAGACGGATACGGAAGGGCTGGCCTGGCTGTCGCTGGACAAGGTGGGTGCTTCGACCAACAGCCTGTCGCGCGACGTCATGGAGCAACTCGGCGAGCAGCTGGCACACATCGAGGCGAACCTGCCGAAAGCTCTGATCCTGACCTCTGCCAAGCAGGGCTTCATCGCCGGCGCCGACATCAAGGAATTCCTCGACATCGACACTCCGGAACAGGCCTATGCCCTGATTCGCGCCGGCCAGCGGGTTCTGGATCGGCTCGCCGCCCTGAAATGCGTCACCGTGGCGGCCATCAACGGCCATGCGCTCGGAGGCGGGCTGGAAATGGCACTGGCATGCCGCTATCGCGTCCTGGCGGACGAAGTATCCGCAACCTTGGGTTTTCCCGAAGTGCAGTTGGGGGTGCATCCGGGGTTCGGGGGTACTGTCCGGGCGGTGCAGCTCACCGGCCCGATCGCGGCACTGGACCTTATGCTGACAGGACGCATGGTTCGGCCGAAACAAGCGTTACAGCTGGGATTGGTAGACCGTCTTTCCCCGCCCCGGGAATTGGCTGCTCAGGCACGCGTACTTGCGACCCATCCGCCGCCCAGGCGGCGGGTTTCCCTCAAGAATCGCCTGCTCAATAGTGCAGCGCTGCGGCCGATCGTCGCCGGACAGCTGCGTTCGCGGGTGGCCCGCCAGGTACGTCCCGCGCACTACCCGGCACCCTACGCCCTGGTCGATCTGTGGCAGCGCCATGGCGGACGCGGCGAACGTGCCTATGAGGCGGAAGCGCACTCCATGGCACGGCTGTTGTGTTCGCCCACTTCCCGAAATCTGGTGCGGGTATTCTTTCTGCAGGATCGGCTCAAATCCCTGGGTAGAACGGATGCCAACCAAGCCGGCAAGGAACCCGTCCAGCACGTGCACGTGATAGGTGCCGGCGTGATGGGCGGAGATATCGCCAGTTGGTGCGCACTGCGAGGTCTGACGGTCACCCTGCAGGATCGCGCTGTGGAATACGTGAAGCCCGCGCTGGAACGTGCACAGCGATTGTTCGAGAAGCGATATCAGGATGAGGCCCGGCGTGCAGCAGCCTCGGCGCGTCTGCGTATGGATGTCGAGGGGCAAGGCGTCGCACATGCGGACGTGGTGATCGAGGCGATCTTCGAAAATCTGGAGGCCAAGCAATCGCTGTATGCGGAGGTGGAACCGCGCCTGAAATCGAGTGCGCTACTGGCCACCAACACCTCCAGCATCGTGCTGGAACGGTTGGCAGACAAACTGGCGGCGCCCCGGAGGCTCATCGGACTGCATTTTTTCAACCCGGTGGCACATATGCCGCTGGTGGAAGTCATCCATACACGCGATACCGACGCCGGCGTGCTGCGAGCCGGGCTTGCCTTCGCGCGCCGTCTCGACAAGCTGCCCCTACCCTGCCGTAGTTCTCCCGGTTTCCTGGTGAACCGCGTCCTGATGCCTTATTTGGGCGAAGCTCTGCGTGCGGCCGAGGAAGGTATTGCGCTCATCCATATCGACCGGGCTGCGGAGGCATTCGGCATGCCCATGGGGCCCATCGAACTGGCTGACATGGTCGGCCTGGACGTGATCGCCGGGGTCAGCCAGGTGTTTCTGGCTCCGGACATCCAGTTACCGACCCTTTTGACCACGAGACAGGCCTTGGGGAAACTTGGCAAAAAAACCGGTGAAGGCTTCTATGTCTGGCGTGACGGCAAACCGGTGAAGCCCTCCGCCGGTGCCGCTGCGGCTCCTGAGGATCTGCAGGACCGCCTGCTGCTGCCGCTGATCAACGAAGCCGTGGCCGTGCTGCGCGAGCAGGTGGTGGAGGATGAGGATCTGGTGGACGCGGGCGTCATTTTCGGCGCCGGTTTCGCACCGTTCCTGGGCGGCCCTCTGCGCTATGCCCGTCAGAGGGGCGTGACGGAGATCCTGGCCTGCCTCGAGAAACTGCGTGAGTCGCATGGGGAACGTTTCGCGGCGGATGCGGGTTGGTCGGCGCTGCGCTGA
- a CDS encoding DUF3653 domain-containing protein, with translation MDNAALDMEPLRGFANYGARRLAHLTHSTERAARGWIKTGLAPRLVIRWLELTLRGQLQFIRSDWDGWELRKDGRLHSPDGSAFTIGELTAYGLNMQLLRELQRRRDGVNRMDGL, from the coding sequence ATGGACAATGCAGCCTTGGACATGGAGCCGTTGCGAGGCTTCGCCAATTACGGCGCGCGGCGTCTGGCGCATCTCACGCATAGCACTGAGCGGGCGGCAAGAGGCTGGATCAAGACGGGTCTGGCACCACGGCTGGTCATACGTTGGCTGGAACTCACGCTGAGAGGTCAACTCCAGTTCATCAGGTCCGACTGGGATGGCTGGGAGTTGCGCAAGGACGGGCGCCTTCATAGCCCCGATGGATCGGCATTCACTATCGGTGAACTTACCGCCTATGGGCTCAATATGCAGTTGTTACGGGAGCTTCAGCGTCGCCGGGATGGCGTGAATCGCATGGACGGGCTTTGA